The DNA region CAAAAGTTTGCCATAGGCATTGATGTGCGTAATGCCTGGCAGGATTTGAGTCTCTTTCCCAAGATGGTATCCACCTTGAAAGAGGCCCATCTGCCCTTTCACACAATCTACCTGGACTCCCATCCTTCCGTTCTCATCCAGCGCTTTAGTGAAACCCGTCGTAAACACCCGTTAAGCGACAAGAGCACCAGCCTTGAAGAAGCTATAGCGCTGGAGCAAAACCTGCTCGAACCCATCCGCGATGCGGCCGACCAAACAATTGATACCAGCCACCTCAACCTGCATGAATTGCGCGATCTGGTTAAGGATCGGGTGGTGGGGCGAACCGAAGCCACCATGGCAATCCTGTTTGAATCCTTTGGGTTTAAACACGGCACCCCGGTTAATGCCGACCTGGTCTTCGATGCCCGCTGCCTGCCCAATCCCCATTGGAAGCCACACCTCCGCCCCCAGACCGGGTTGGATGCTGACGTTGTTGAGTTTCTCGAAGAGCAGGTCACAGTCCAGGAGATGTATGCTGATATAGAGCACTATTTAACGCGCTGGCTACCCCGCTACCAGGCTAATAATCGCAGCTATATCACAATTGCCATCGGCTGCACCGGAGGCCAACATCGCTCCGTATACTTGAGTGAACGTTTAAAAAAACACTTTGACCAGTACTACCAGGATGTCCAGGTGCGCCACCGCGATATTCATAAACACCAGAAGCACCATAACCATGCTCCAGCAAACTCTTGAGATCATTAACAAACGCGGCCTCCACGCCCGTGCCGCCGCCAAACTTGCCAGCCTCGCCAGCAAGTTCAAGGCACAGGTGCAGGTACGTGTTGGTGAAGGCAATTGGGTCGATGCTAAAAGCGTTATGTCTCTGATGCTGCTTGCAGCCGGTCAGGGCACACAGCTGCAAGTCAGTGCCGATGGCGCTGATGCACAACACGCGCTCGATGAAATCAGTACGCTTGTGACCGACTATTTTGGCGAAGGGGAATAACACGGGTTGTTATTAACGGCGCTTTTGCCTACTCTGTGCGCCCACTTTTTCACAGCCAGCACTGCTATGGTTTACGACTACGACGACGTCAATCCCGATGATTACATCCGCAGCAAATCGCAGGTCAAGCGCGATATGCATGCATTGCAAGCCCTGGGCGAAAGCCTGATCCATATGAATGAAAAGCAACTGGCGCAGATTCCCCTCAGTGAACAAATGCTGGATGCCATCTACATTGCGCGCAAAATGCCCCCTAAAGAGGCCCGCCGCCGTCAAATCCAGTACATAGGCAGATTGATGCGCGAAGGTAATCACGAAGAAATCCAGGCAGCGGTTGAAAAAATCCAGAACCGCAATGACCAGTACATCCACCGCCAACATCAAATAGAGCGCTACCGCGACCTGTTGATTGAAGGCGACAAACAGGTCTTCCAGACCCTGGTAACCTCCTGCCCCGGTATTGATGTGCAGCACCTGCGCCAATTAATTCGCGCCGCCCAGAAAGAGCGCGAGGAAAACAAACCGGCAGCCAGCGCACGCAAGTTATTTGGGTTTATCCGCGAGCAATTGGAAGCCCAGGACTAGGTGCCTGGCCTTCCCCGCTATCGCGCAATAAATCGGCGCCTCCCCCTGCTGTCGCTCCAGGCGCTATATCTTCCGGCCTCATCAGCAAGCTATTGGGCGCTTTCTTTTTCACGCTGTCACGCAAACTCTCTTCACTCTCAAACAGGCGATCAAAGCGCATTTTGGGATTATCCCAACTGCCTCGGATGCTGTAGCTGATGCTGGTGACCTGATCAACCTGCCGCTTAAATAATTTGCTCACCACATAGATGCCCGCGGCAGCGGGCAGCCCTGTTACCAGTGCGGTAAAGAATGTCAGGTTGCCTGCCACAGGCAAGGTGGCGACCAAACGGGTGCGGATACGCTCGCGCTTGAGGTCGATAGTCCCCGCCATTTGCAGGCGGCTTGATGGTCCACGCACCTCTAATGGATCAACAAAAGTCAGGGTACCCCGGCTAAAACTGACCTTGCCATTGATTTCATCGTACGCCAGGCCACTTTGGTAGAGATCGGAAAAGTCCATGCGCATACGCCGCGCCAGGGAGTCGAAATTCAATACCGACAGTAACCGCAAAATACCATCGCCACCCGCCGACACATTGCGCTTGAAGCGCCCCTTCTCCATACGCAGGCTCATATCACCCTGGATATCCACCAATTTGAAATCCTGGGGGGAGCCCGGCCAATAGATATCCAGGTTGAAATAGGCTGATTGGCTTTCCAGCGGGTCGGGTTTGGACCAGTGGCGCATCACCTGGGCAATATCTCCAGCGCGCAAGGCACCGATAAATCGGGTCTGGGGACCTTGATCACCAATGACCCACAGCATCCTGGCGCCCTCAGCAGGCTCTTTAGCACCTTCGATACTCAAGCCACGAATACTGCCCCGGATTTTGTCAATCACGACGCCCCGGCTGTTGGGGCGCAGTTCGAGCGACCAACTGCCGTAGTCATCCCCGGCTACCGCTAATTGCTTAACCTCAATATTCGCCAGTGGTAAATCGCGCGGGTCCAGCAATTTGCGCTCAGGCAGTTCGGCAGCTGCCACGCTATTACCGCTCTCCGCTGCAGGTTCTGCAGGCAACCCCAGATCCTCCCGGGTAAAACGCAAATAATCCAGCTTGATGTCCAGTGGGCGGTGCGCATCCTGGGGAACCTGGATAGCACCGGCGACCACCGGGTTTTCTACCTGTAACTGCCAACCGCGCCAATCGCGGCGGGCTTCAACCTGCAGATCACGCAAATTGAGGCTGCCCACCTGATAGTTGCCCAGTGTTAATTGCGCGCGAAATGGCAAGCCGGCAATACGGCTTTCATCAACCGGGACAACCACCGCAGGTGCAGGACTACTGGAGAGCGGTGTAATGCGCGTTTGATAATCCTGGTAGCGCACCAGCAATTGTTGCCATACATCCAGCTGGAATTCCGCTAAATACCCCTTTACCAGAAATGCCGGGGAATCATCCAATTCGGCAATTTCAGCCAGCGCAATGCCTGCGTTCAGTAACTGGTTAGCCGCACCCCGCTCCAGCAAAAATAAAGCATCCACCCAAGCGCGCTCACCCACCGCCAGGGACTTTTCCAGGTTGGCGGGTTTGTGATAGGAAACATCTACCAGGGTTTCCTGCTCATCCAGCCAAAGTTCCACACTCAGGTTGCGCTTTCCCTTGGCAGGCTTGCCCAGCTTGCCCGGCAGGCTCACGGCAACATCCTGCAGATCACTTTTCACCTGCACCCGCGCAAAGGCAGTGGAAGCAAATCGGGTACGGGCATCAGCTTCGGCAGGTAATTGCGCACTCATCTGATCCATGAGGTCACGCGGGCGATGGTTCAGCTCTACCCGCGTCTGGTAGGGGATTAATCCCTGTAAAAATAACAGTTCCGGACGCTTGCTCCAGGCGGCCAGGGTACGCGCCTCAACCTTGCCTTGCAGGTCGATCTGTGTCTGGTTGTAGCCCTTGAGCACACGGGTATTGAGTTTGGCTTCAACAGGCTCTCCGAACAGGCTGGCAACCAGCCCCTCACTGGAAAGCCCTGTGCGGCTATCGTAGCCAATGCGTCCCTCCAGGTTTCGCAGCGTCAATTGCAAATTCTGCAACTCAAATGCCGGCGCCCTGAGTTGCACATTCACTTGCTGGTGGGCATCAGGCGGGTTAGCCACACCAGTGCCCAAGGGGATAGCAAGGTCGAGATCCGCCTGCATATCACCCGTCAGGAACCAGGTATCCATAGTGCCGCCGATATAGCGACGCAGTATGCCTTCGCGCAATATGCGCAGGCCGTCGGTTGCAGGCCCCGCCAGGGAGCCTTTGACTTGCAGCAATGAGCCATTACCGCGAGAGCGCGGCTCCATGCGCACCTCTGCAGCCTGGATGCGGCTGTCGTAAGCCTCCGCGTTCTGGATACTGGCAGCAACCCGGCCGTTGCTAACCAACAGGCGTCCACGCAATTGCTCCAGGGCAGGCCACCCCGGACTGTAATCCAAACGGCTTTCGGCCAGATCCAGGTAAAGGTCAAAACTGCGCGCCATGGGATTCTTATTGTTAAGGGTGGCGCGGTAAACAAAACCGGCGGTGCGTGCAATACCGGGGTTATCCTGCCCTACACTCTGGGCTAACCAGCTCTGTATCGACTCGGGGGCCAGGGCAGGCAAGTATTTCTGGTACAGGCCGGCACTGAGGTTACGTCCCCCGACCTGCAAGTACAGATCTATATCGCCAGTATTGCGCTGCCAGGGCATAAACAACCAAAAATACCCTGTCAAATCCTCACTGCCCTGGCGAAAACGCAGGGCGCCGCTATTCACATGGATTTTGTTGTTGGCTGGATCCAGGCGCCAGGCCACTTGCCCTTGCGCCTGCTCATAGGCCATAGGCTCGGCATAGCTGGGAATATAATGCATGCTAAAGCCTTGTTGGCTGTCGATATTGACAAAGCCACCGCGCTGACCCACCTGTACATAACCATCCACACCGGTCAATGCCGGTGCCCCACGCCAGGCGTTTACGGCCACCTGCGCCAGGTTCGCACGCAATTGCCAATCCGGTGTTGCGCGCAGGGGCAAGTTCAATTCCACATTGTGCAATTGTCCGCGCGGAGCCAGGGTTACCAGTACATCCTGGGCAATGCCCTGCCCCAGGGCGCCTGATTCATTCAATAAAATCGCCAAAGGCTCAAGGTCCAGGCGATCCAGGTTAACGGCGAGCTGTTGTTCAGCCAGGGTATAGCGCAAGCCGAGGTTAATTGGTGCCAGTTCACGCGCCTTCAATTGTGCTTGCAGATCGCGTAACTGTATTTGCCAATCGCCACCATAGCGCCAATCGCCGACCAGGGCTGTGTTGACATCATCCAATTGCAGCTGGCGCCCCGCTACGGGTAACAGCAAGCGCTGCACCCCAATATTGCCAGTGACCGCAAAACCTTTACCGCGCTTATCACTATCCAGCCACAAA from Cellvibrio japonicus Ueda107 includes:
- the yjgA gene encoding ribosome biogenesis factor YjgA, with the protein product MVYDYDDVNPDDYIRSKSQVKRDMHALQALGESLIHMNEKQLAQIPLSEQMLDAIYIARKMPPKEARRRQIQYIGRLMREGNHEEIQAAVEKIQNRNDQYIHRQHQIERYRDLLIEGDKQVFQTLVTSCPGIDVQHLRQLIRAAQKEREENKPAASARKLFGFIREQLEAQD
- a CDS encoding HPr family phosphocarrier protein encodes the protein MLQQTLEIINKRGLHARAAAKLASLASKFKAQVQVRVGEGNWVDAKSVMSLMLLAAGQGTQLQVSADGADAQHALDEISTLVTDYFGEGE
- a CDS encoding YhdP family protein, producing the protein MTRALRQLVKWSYLLSALLIIALAVMVQSGRSFSHLLGDYNQDIAQYLSQKLNAQVDIGRIDATWDGLKPSLDVQQLSIRSVSDKSIVAVERARVRLDILGSLMNRRWVWSNILLSDVHMDFEQRLDGKWHVSGLPPRESPAPVTDKAPASPAQVDALIDMLLLSTRIEFQNSHLRFGFNNGQQVNLNSPSLLLENAGKFHRLSLQVDVDEQVRSVYLVVEGEGDPRNRQQFRSRGFLQLNQFPTSEPIAALSAFLLGGVVSDAIRSEGWVNANLWLDSDKRGKGFAVTGNIGVQRLLLPVAGRQLQLDDVNTALVGDWRYGGDWQIQLRDLQAQLKARELAPINLGLRYTLAEQQLAVNLDRLDLEPLAILLNESGALGQGIAQDVLVTLAPRGQLHNVELNLPLRATPDWQLRANLAQVAVNAWRGAPALTGVDGYVQVGQRGGFVNIDSQQGFSMHYIPSYAEPMAYEQAQGQVAWRLDPANNKIHVNSGALRFRQGSEDLTGYFWLFMPWQRNTGDIDLYLQVGGRNLSAGLYQKYLPALAPESIQSWLAQSVGQDNPGIARTAGFVYRATLNNKNPMARSFDLYLDLAESRLDYSPGWPALEQLRGRLLVSNGRVAASIQNAEAYDSRIQAAEVRMEPRSRGNGSLLQVKGSLAGPATDGLRILREGILRRYIGGTMDTWFLTGDMQADLDLAIPLGTGVANPPDAHQQVNVQLRAPAFELQNLQLTLRNLEGRIGYDSRTGLSSEGLVASLFGEPVEAKLNTRVLKGYNQTQIDLQGKVEARTLAAWSKRPELLFLQGLIPYQTRVELNHRPRDLMDQMSAQLPAEADARTRFASTAFARVQVKSDLQDVAVSLPGKLGKPAKGKRNLSVELWLDEQETLVDVSYHKPANLEKSLAVGERAWVDALFLLERGAANQLLNAGIALAEIAELDDSPAFLVKGYLAEFQLDVWQQLLVRYQDYQTRITPLSSSPAPAVVVPVDESRIAGLPFRAQLTLGNYQVGSLNLRDLQVEARRDWRGWQLQVENPVVAGAIQVPQDAHRPLDIKLDYLRFTREDLGLPAEPAAESGNSVAAAELPERKLLDPRDLPLANIEVKQLAVAGDDYGSWSLELRPNSRGVVIDKIRGSIRGLSIEGAKEPAEGARMLWVIGDQGPQTRFIGALRAGDIAQVMRHWSKPDPLESQSAYFNLDIYWPGSPQDFKLVDIQGDMSLRMEKGRFKRNVSAGGDGILRLLSVLNFDSLARRMRMDFSDLYQSGLAYDEINGKVSFSRGTLTFVDPLEVRGPSSRLQMAGTIDLKRERIRTRLVATLPVAGNLTFFTALVTGLPAAAGIYVVSKLFKRQVDQVTSISYSIRGSWDNPKMRFDRLFESEESLRDSVKKKAPNSLLMRPEDIAPGATAGGGADLLRDSGEGQAPSPGLPIARG
- the rapZ gene encoding RNase adapter RapZ, with amino-acid sequence MHLVIVSGLSGSGKTTALHVLEDVGFNCIDNLPVSLLPALVAQIEIHKDQAQKFAIGIDVRNAWQDLSLFPKMVSTLKEAHLPFHTIYLDSHPSVLIQRFSETRRKHPLSDKSTSLEEAIALEQNLLEPIRDAADQTIDTSHLNLHELRDLVKDRVVGRTEATMAILFESFGFKHGTPVNADLVFDARCLPNPHWKPHLRPQTGLDADVVEFLEEQVTVQEMYADIEHYLTRWLPRYQANNRSYITIAIGCTGGQHRSVYLSERLKKHFDQYYQDVQVRHRDIHKHQKHHNHAPANS